Part of the Chrysiogenia bacterium genome is shown below.
GACCCCGCCCCTACATGCGATTCGTAGGGGCGGGGTCTACCCGCCCTTCTTATGTTTCCCTCGCCAGCGCTTTCTTCTCCGCTTCGATCTCTTCCTGCAGCTCTTTGAGCCCCATGCCTTCCATGGCGAGCATCACGCCACCGACCCCGATGATCGATAGCGCAATTGTGAAGTGCAGCCCGATGCTGAAGGCCAGCACCGTGGACTCGGCAATGCCGAAGTAACCGAGCACCAGCACGCTCACCACCTGGTGCGTGCCCACATTGCCCGGCGTGATCGGCAGGGCAAAGGACAGGGCCAGCGCCACCATGGTGAGCCCCGCCATGCTGGGGCTGGCATCGATGCCGAAGGCCAGCATGCCGCACCACACGGTGCTGATCTCGAAGATCCAGCACAGGGTGCTCAGCCCGAAGATCGGCGCGAAAAAGCGCGGGTTGCGAACGAGCTGGCTCGAATCGTGGATCGAATGGACGATGTTCTTGATGCGCGCGGGCAGTCCCTCGCGATCGCCCAGCAACTTGTCGAGAACCTGTTCCACCCAGTCGCCGCGCCAGGCAAAGACAAAGACCACCACCAGCGCGCCGAGCGCCGCGGCGAGGAAGGTCATCGCCGCGTAGGGGCTCACGAGCTGCGAGCCCACCCCCATCAGCGCAAAGCCCGCGAGGATGCAGAGCAGGTAGATCAGGTCGAAGAACTGCGTGAGCGCCGCGCTGGCCAGCGCGCGGGTGTAGCCCACCCCCGGATTGTGGCGGTGGAGAATGGCGGCGCGCAGGAGCTCGCCCATGCGTGCGGGCATCACGAAGTTCCCGGCGAAACCCATCATGGTCGAGCGAAAAACCAGCGAGCGCGGACGCTCACCGATGGCGCCCTCGATGGCGAATGCCCAGCGCACGCCCTTGGTATAGATATTGGTGAACTGGACCACGACCGCCAGCACCAGCCACTGCCAGTGGGCCTCGCCCAGCGCCGTCCACGCCTCGGTGAGGTCCACGCGCTGGGTGAGCCACCAGATGATGGCCCCCAGTGCGACCACGGTAACGACGAGCTTTTTCATGATTGATCTGGGCGCGGGTCCTTCGAGAGTTCCGGGAGGCGGGCCCCCGGCGCCGGCAAGCCCTCGGTTGCCTGTGGGCGGACAATAGAAGGCGGGAGGAGGCAATGCCAACAAAGAAGGGCGGGTAGAACCCGCCCCTACATACGGTTTGTTAGGGGCGGGGTCTACCCACCCTCTCTTTCCAACCCCTCCCGAAACTCCGGATCCGCGATGGCCAGCATCGCGGCCCGGCGCTCTTCGAGGGTCTTGCCCGCCAGGTTTGCGACCCCGTGTTCGGTGATCACGTACTGAACCAGCGAACGCGGCGTCGTCACCGGCGTACCGGCCGAGAGCTGCGAGACGATGCGCGAGCGCGCGCCGCTTTTTCCGCCCCGCGAGGGGAGCGCCACGACGGAGATGCCGGTGGGGCAGAGCGCGCCGCCCATGGCAAAGTCCATCTGCCCTCCCACCCCGGCAATGGTCTTGCCGCCCACGGACTCGGCGGCGACCTGCCCGGTCAGATCCACCTCCACCGCGGAGTTCACGCAGACAAAGTTTTCCATCTTCGCAATCTCGCAGGCGCTATGAATCACGCCGGAGTGATCCATGTGAATGAGGGGGTTCTCGTGCGCAAAATCGAAGAGCTTGCGCGAGCCCATGACTTCTCCCACCCGGTGGGCGCCCTTTTCCTCGAGCAGCGCGCCGCTCTCGAAGAGCTCCAGCGCGCTGTCGACGATGAGCGAGTGCAGGCGAAGCCTTTTCTTCTCGGTCAGAAATCCCAGCAGCGCCTCGGGCACGCCGCCCACACCGACCTGCAGGGTCGCGCCGTCGGGAATGAGCGCGGCCACCCGCCCCGCGATGCGCTTTTCCACCTCGCCGGAGTTCGCGGCGCGGTAGGGGACGATCTCTTCATCGACTTCGACGGCGAAGTCGATTTCGTCTTCATGCAGAAAGGAATTGCCCAGCGTGCGGGGGACCCTCGGGTTGACCTGCGCGATGACCAGCGGCGCGCTCTTTGCCGCCGGCAGCGCGTAGGCCGTGCTGGCCCCCAGGGAGTAGCGCCCCTCGCGATCGGGCGGCGCGACCTGAATGAGTACCGCATCCGCTTCGAGCGCGCCGCCCGGA
Proteins encoded:
- a CDS encoding flippase-like domain-containing protein, producing MKKLVVTVVALGAIIWWLTQRVDLTEAWTALGEAHWQWLVLAVVVQFTNIYTKGVRWAFAIEGAIGERPRSLVFRSTMMGFAGNFVMPARMGELLRAAILHRHNPGVGYTRALASAALTQFFDLIYLLCILAGFALMGVGSQLVSPYAAMTFLAAALGALVVVFVFAWRGDWVEQVLDKLLGDREGLPARIKNIVHSIHDSSQLVRNPRFFAPIFGLSTLCWIFEISTVWCGMLAFGIDASPSMAGLTMVALALSFALPITPGNVGTHQVVSVLVLGYFGIAESTVLAFSIGLHFTIALSIIGVGGVMLAMEGMGLKELQEEIEAEKKALARET
- a CDS encoding 4-hydroxybutyrate CoA-transferase, with product MKIVSAEEAIAEIGSSHRVLVAHCCGHPSALVKELGRQAKRFRNLRVMGGITLCEAPYLEERHAEHFRFVTYHAGFAAREAVRAGRAAYVPIRSNAMPAAFAPGGALEADAVLIQVAPPDREGRYSLGASTAYALPAAKSAPLVIAQVNPRVPRTLGNSFLHEDEIDFAVEVDEEIVPYRAANSGEVEKRIAGRVAALIPDGATLQVGVGGVPEALLGFLTEKKRLRLHSLIVDSALELFESGALLEEKGAHRVGEVMGSRKLFDFAHENPLIHMDHSGVIHSACEIAKMENFVCVNSAVEVDLTGQVAAESVGGKTIAGVGGQMDFAMGGALCPTGISVVALPSRGGKSGARSRIVSQLSAGTPVTTPRSLVQYVITEHGVANLAGKTLEERRAAMLAIADPEFREGLEREGG